One genomic window of Xiphophorus hellerii strain 12219 unplaced genomic scaffold, Xiphophorus_hellerii-4.1 PGA_scaffold_72__1_contigs__length_338794, whole genome shotgun sequence includes the following:
- the LOC116716594 gene encoding mitochondrial ubiquitin ligase activator of nfkb 1-A-like: protein MEGFPLTFTEAVCLGASLSLSGVFYYLYKRSRLTVKKLENAPHISIDGKLKDLLKVTPGGCLQYAVVEGTVKPVDEPLTSHFNKDISGVLQKFTIKEHRLIWSSISRTWMDSERILHQRVNMVPFALFGLDKAAVKVQSPLQADGIYTEVINEKFHQPTLSFGELVGVYFSGEKPKGVLEIEEMLKVGTTLTGIGELTLDTDGTVTLRPPSDNSPYFLSLTDFENLRNETCNIAVFWKVLVVVSALAGTAVLFWAGLRFYRTFKDRWERDAACREFARQQAEAARLRAERANAEGSEEEDNNQMGNVCVICLSEPRDCILLDCAHVCCCFACYQALPQRTCPICRQNIARVLPFYQP from the exons ATGGAAGGGTTTCCTCTGACCTTTACAGAGGCAGTGTGCCTTGGTGCCAGCTTGAGCCTCTCTGGAGTCTTTTACTATCTATACAAAAGAAGTAGATTAACAGTTAAGAAACTTgaa aaTGCTCCACACATTAGTATAGATGGAAAACTCAAAGACCTTTTGAAAGTTACTCCTGGAGGCTGCTTACAGTATGCTGTGGTTGAAG GTACGGTAAAACCAGTGGATGAGCCTCTAACAAGCCATTTCAACAAAGACATTTCTGGTGTGTTGCAAAAATTTACAATTAAAGAGCACAGGCTAATATGGAGCAGCATTTCCCGCACATG GATGGACTCAGAACGCATCTTACACCAAAGAGTGAATATGGTGccttttgctttgtttggaTTAGACAAGGCTGCAGTCAAAGTTCAGTCTCCTCTGCAAGCAGATGGAATATACACAGAGGTCATCAATGAGAAATTTCACCAGCCCACTCTTAGTTTTGGAGAGCTTGTAGGAGTTTACTTCAGTGGAGAAAAGCCTAAAGGAGTCCTGGAGATTGAAGAAATGCTTAAG GTGGGTACGACTCTTACTGGCATCGGCGAGTTGACCCTAGACACAGACGGCACCGTGACTCTTCGTCCGCCCTCTGATAATTCTCCATATTTCTTGAGCTTGACAGACTTTGAAAACCTGCGAAATGAAACTTGCAACATAGCTGTTTTTTGGAAGGTGCTAGTTGTTGTCTCGGCTTTGGCCGGGACAGCAGTGCTCTTCTGGGCCGGCCTACGATTCTACCGCACCTTTAAGGATCGCTGGGAGCGGGACGCAGCATGCAGGGAGTTTGCCCGTCAGCAAGCTGAAGCCGCAAGACTGCGTGCCGAAAGAGCAAATGCAGAAGGTTCTGAAGAGGAAGACAACAATCAAATGGGGAATGTCTGTGTGATCTGTCTCAGTGAACCAAGGGACTGCATCCTGTTGGACTGTGCACACGTATGCTGCTGCTTCGCCTGCTACCAGGCCCTCCCACAAAGAACGTG